The following are encoded in a window of Arthrobacter sp. NicSoilB4 genomic DNA:
- a CDS encoding CoA ester lyase — MSFLMGPALLFCPADRPERYQKAAERSDAVIVDLEDAVAPADKQRARGAILAQLGATGDVPELDPSRTIVRINPAGTEEFEKDLHCLKHTPYRHIMLAKAESAAQLKELEGYSVIALCETALGVMNAAAIAAEPNVVGLMWGAEDLLASLGGTSSRTDDGAYRAVALHARSTVLLAARAFGKEAVDSVYVNIPDLDGLAVEARDAVASGFGSKACIHPNQVAVVRGAYAPSEAEVTAAAELLAAAADAGSGVFQFNGKMIDGPILKHAESTLRRAGR; from the coding sequence ATGAGTTTCCTGATGGGCCCCGCCCTGCTGTTCTGCCCCGCCGACCGCCCCGAGCGCTACCAAAAGGCGGCCGAGCGCTCCGACGCCGTGATCGTGGACCTCGAGGACGCCGTCGCGCCGGCGGACAAGCAGCGGGCCCGCGGCGCGATCCTCGCCCAGCTTGGCGCCACGGGGGACGTCCCCGAGCTGGACCCGAGCCGCACGATCGTCCGGATCAACCCTGCCGGCACGGAGGAGTTCGAGAAGGACCTGCACTGCCTCAAGCACACGCCCTACCGGCACATCATGCTGGCCAAGGCCGAGAGTGCCGCCCAGCTCAAAGAACTTGAGGGCTACAGCGTGATTGCGCTCTGCGAGACGGCGCTGGGGGTCATGAACGCCGCCGCCATCGCTGCCGAACCCAACGTGGTCGGGCTGATGTGGGGCGCCGAGGACCTGCTCGCCTCGCTCGGCGGCACCTCCAGCAGGACCGACGACGGCGCCTACCGTGCGGTCGCGCTGCACGCCCGCTCCACCGTGCTGCTGGCCGCCCGCGCGTTCGGCAAGGAAGCCGTCGACTCGGTCTACGTCAACATCCCGGACCTTGACGGCCTCGCCGTCGAAGCCCGCGACGCCGTAGCCTCGGGCTTTGGCTCGAAGGCGTGCATCCACCCGAACCAGGTGGCCGTGGTCCGCGGGGCCTACGCGCCGTCCGAGGCTGAGGTCACGGCAGCCGCCGAACTGCTGGCCGCAGCCGCCGATGCAGGCTCTGGTGTCTTCCAGTTCAACGGCAAGATGATCGACGGGCCCATCCTCAAGCACGCCGAATCCACGCTCCGCCGCGCCGGGCGCTAG
- a CDS encoding response regulator, protein MSPIRTLIIDDDVAVAGIHHGFLLARGGFDVVSLAHTGQQGLDLAAELRPELVLLDIHLPDMSGLDVLQQLRGRQQALDVLVITASRELETVRGAMAGGVLHYLVKPFTSQALNERLDEYLLLRRELAAGGTAGPLDQDSIDRLVAPTRRATAADTMAGPAGERLAEPLARLPKGLSRPTLDAVIDALKSSPEDVSAAGMAVQLGLSRVSARRYLEYLVIHGFARLTPRYGAAGRPENRYLWKR, encoded by the coding sequence ATGAGCCCCATTCGCACCCTCATCATTGACGATGACGTGGCAGTCGCCGGGATCCACCACGGGTTCCTGCTGGCCCGCGGCGGCTTCGACGTCGTCAGCCTGGCCCACACAGGACAGCAGGGGCTCGATCTGGCGGCGGAGCTGCGGCCGGAACTGGTCCTGCTGGACATCCACCTCCCGGACATGTCCGGCCTGGACGTGCTCCAGCAACTCCGCGGCCGCCAGCAGGCCCTGGACGTCCTGGTGATCACGGCGTCGAGGGAGCTGGAGACGGTCCGGGGCGCCATGGCCGGCGGGGTGCTGCACTATCTGGTGAAGCCCTTCACCTCCCAGGCGCTCAATGAACGGCTCGACGAGTATCTGCTCCTTCGCCGGGAGCTTGCCGCGGGCGGGACTGCCGGCCCGCTGGACCAGGACAGCATCGACCGCCTCGTTGCGCCGACCCGCCGGGCCACCGCCGCGGACACCATGGCGGGGCCGGCCGGCGAGCGGCTGGCCGAGCCGTTGGCGAGGCTGCCGAAGGGGTTGTCCAGGCCCACACTGGACGCCGTAATCGACGCGCTCAAGTCCAGCCCGGAGGATGTCTCGGCGGCCGGGATGGCCGTCCAGCTCGGCTTGTCGCGGGTCAGCGCCCGGCGCTACCTCGAGTATCTGGTCATCCACGGCTTCGCCCGGCTCACCCCCCGCTACGGTGCTGCGGGGCGGCCGGAGAACAGGTACTTGTGGAAGCGCTGA
- a CDS encoding sensor histidine kinase — protein sequence MVHRIPLRFQLVALQLAIVLAVLTAVGAVTIRMQEQQLRDAYKGRLIGVAESVARLPSVVHAFGTPQPAQIIQPIAEVIRQASNVTYVVVTDRNGVRQSHPNPAEIGRPVSTDPSVPLSGEIYVGTQTGTLGESWRVKVPIFDGGGTVIGSASVGVLETTLAEDLYEDLPQLFGWLLGAALLGSLGAMYISKLVWRRIYKLEPEEIAALLETRDAMLHGLGEGLVAVDADGNVALVNDEARRLLGLGGEIAGKPASECLEPGIRRMLTAGSATEELVLSGERILLGKVNAATVDGREVGKVLILRDRTELHTILRDRDGALDVTQALRAQAHEFANKLHVISGLLELGEQDKAVQYLGRSHSDAAFVSRPLAAGITDHDVRALLIAKSTVCAERGVELLVSPDSVCTPDGTGDVITALGNLVDNAVDAAGYDSTVAVRLEESPDGERTITVEDDGPGVPEAERAAVFEAGVTTKPAEGINSRGFGLALVQRVALRRGGGAAVSQSALGGACFTVVLRTREAELQKQ from the coding sequence ATGGTTCACAGGATTCCCTTACGCTTCCAGCTGGTGGCGCTGCAGCTCGCCATTGTGCTGGCCGTCCTGACGGCAGTGGGGGCCGTGACCATCCGGATGCAGGAACAGCAGCTCAGGGACGCCTACAAGGGCAGGCTGATCGGCGTCGCCGAAAGTGTGGCCCGGCTGCCCTCGGTGGTGCATGCTTTCGGGACCCCGCAGCCGGCCCAGATCATCCAGCCCATCGCCGAGGTCATCCGGCAGGCATCGAACGTCACCTACGTGGTGGTGACGGACCGGAACGGCGTCCGGCAGTCCCATCCGAACCCGGCGGAAATCGGCAGGCCCGTTTCCACCGATCCGTCAGTACCGCTGTCCGGCGAGATCTACGTCGGCACCCAGACAGGAACCCTGGGTGAATCCTGGCGGGTCAAGGTTCCCATCTTTGACGGCGGCGGCACCGTGATCGGCTCGGCCTCGGTCGGCGTGCTCGAAACCACCCTGGCCGAGGACCTCTACGAGGACCTTCCGCAGCTGTTCGGCTGGCTCCTCGGGGCGGCGCTGCTCGGATCGCTGGGGGCGATGTACATCTCCAAGCTCGTGTGGCGCCGGATCTACAAGCTGGAGCCGGAGGAGATCGCTGCGCTCCTCGAGACCCGCGACGCGATGCTGCACGGCCTGGGCGAGGGACTGGTCGCCGTCGACGCCGACGGTAACGTGGCGCTGGTCAACGACGAGGCCCGCCGGCTGCTGGGCCTAGGCGGGGAGATCGCCGGAAAGCCAGCCAGCGAATGCCTGGAACCCGGGATCCGCCGGATGCTGACGGCCGGATCAGCCACAGAGGAGCTGGTGCTCTCCGGGGAGCGGATCCTGCTGGGCAAGGTCAACGCGGCGACGGTGGACGGCCGGGAGGTCGGCAAGGTCCTTATTCTCCGCGACCGCACCGAGCTCCATACGATCCTCCGCGACCGCGACGGCGCCCTGGACGTGACGCAGGCACTCCGGGCCCAGGCGCACGAATTCGCCAACAAGCTGCACGTCATCTCGGGCCTCCTGGAGCTGGGCGAGCAGGACAAGGCCGTCCAGTACCTGGGCCGGAGCCACAGCGACGCCGCCTTCGTCAGCCGCCCGCTCGCCGCAGGAATCACCGATCACGATGTCCGGGCGCTGCTGATTGCCAAGTCCACGGTCTGCGCCGAGCGCGGCGTCGAGCTCCTTGTCAGTCCGGATTCGGTGTGCACGCCGGACGGGACCGGGGACGTCATTACGGCCCTGGGGAACCTGGTCGATAACGCCGTGGACGCCGCCGGCTACGACAGCACCGTGGCTGTCCGGCTGGAGGAGTCTCCCGACGGCGAGCGCACCATCACGGTCGAGGACGACGGCCCCGGCGTGCCAGAGGCCGAGCGTGCGGCCGTCTTCGAGGCCGGCGTCACCACCAAACCCGCCGAAGGGATCAACAGCCGCGGCTTTGGGCTGGCGCTGGTCCAGCGGGTGGCCCTGCGCCGGGGCGGCGGGGCCGCGGTGTCGCAATCCGCGCTGGGCGGCGCCTGCTTTACGGTGGTACTCAGGACAAGAGAGGCGGAACTACAAAAACAATGA
- a CDS encoding tripartite tricarboxylate transporter substrate-binding protein, with amino-acid sequence MTSHYNFTLPSFTRRAALAAGAAGVVLALSACAGGASGAAAGQSGAAADPIKKLSIIVPANPGGGWDQTGRAMQQDLQSNKLVTSAQVSNIGGGGGTNGLAKLATEKDANTLMVMGYVMVGAVETNAAKTRLEDTTPIARLTEEPLVLVVPASSKYQSVQDLVDDIKANGKGVAITGGSAGGADHILAGQILKSQGVASDKLNYIGYSGGGESIAALLGNKVQAGISGVGEYAEQVKAGKVRALAVSGTSEVPALPGVKPLKDQGIDVVLTNWRGVVAPGSIDDAQKAKLTEVVTKLHGTEAWKATLAKNNWDDAFLAGDGFKTFLTEDIAKVKTTLTEIGLVK; translated from the coding sequence ATGACCTCCCACTACAATTTCACGCTGCCCAGCTTCACCCGCCGTGCTGCGCTCGCTGCCGGGGCGGCCGGCGTCGTCCTCGCCCTGTCGGCCTGTGCCGGCGGTGCCAGCGGCGCGGCGGCAGGCCAGAGCGGTGCGGCAGCCGACCCCATCAAGAAGCTCAGCATCATTGTTCCGGCCAACCCGGGCGGCGGCTGGGACCAGACGGGCCGTGCGATGCAGCAGGACCTGCAGTCCAACAAACTCGTCACCTCCGCCCAGGTCAGCAACATCGGCGGCGGCGGCGGCACGAACGGCCTGGCCAAGCTTGCCACCGAAAAGGACGCCAACACCCTTATGGTGATGGGCTACGTCATGGTGGGCGCCGTGGAAACCAACGCCGCCAAGACCCGGCTGGAAGACACCACCCCGATTGCGCGCCTGACCGAGGAGCCCCTGGTCCTGGTGGTCCCCGCGTCGTCCAAGTACCAGTCCGTTCAGGACCTCGTGGACGACATCAAGGCCAACGGCAAGGGCGTGGCGATCACCGGCGGTTCGGCCGGCGGCGCGGACCACATCCTGGCCGGCCAGATCCTCAAGTCCCAGGGCGTCGCATCGGACAAGCTCAACTACATCGGCTATTCCGGCGGCGGCGAATCGATCGCTGCCCTGCTCGGCAACAAGGTCCAGGCCGGCATCTCCGGCGTTGGGGAGTACGCCGAGCAGGTCAAAGCCGGCAAGGTCCGGGCGCTCGCCGTCTCCGGCACGTCCGAGGTGCCGGCCCTGCCGGGCGTCAAGCCGCTGAAAGACCAGGGCATCGACGTCGTACTGACCAACTGGCGCGGTGTGGTGGCGCCGGGGTCCATCGATGACGCGCAGAAGGCGAAGCTGACCGAGGTTGTCACCAAGCTGCACGGCACGGAGGCCTGGAAGGCCACCCTGGCCAAGAACAACTGGGACGACGCCTTCCTCGCCGGTGACGGCTTCAAGACCTTCCTCACCGAGGACATCGCCAAGGTCAAGACCACTCTCACTGAGATCGGCCTGGTCAAGTAA
- a CDS encoding tripartite tricarboxylate transporter TctB family protein has protein sequence MSVQVSTPAKRPTGEILFALVFVSVGAAGLLAAGSIPIPPSETGIGPRAFPYIVCTMLVIVGTGIVAQVFRGKVGQAEESEDLDATAKTDWIALAKLVGFVVLHIFLIEPAGWPVAAAVLFSGAAWSLEAKPLWKAVIISVVLALVLQYVFGGLLGVSLPPGPLLEGVPFFHG, from the coding sequence ATGTCCGTCCAAGTCAGCACGCCCGCGAAGCGGCCCACGGGGGAGATCCTCTTCGCCCTGGTGTTCGTGAGCGTGGGCGCGGCCGGCCTCCTGGCGGCGGGATCCATTCCGATCCCGCCGTCGGAGACCGGCATCGGCCCGCGGGCCTTCCCCTACATCGTGTGCACCATGCTGGTGATCGTCGGCACGGGCATCGTCGCCCAGGTGTTCCGCGGCAAGGTAGGCCAGGCCGAGGAAAGCGAAGACCTCGACGCCACCGCCAAGACCGACTGGATCGCCCTGGCGAAACTCGTGGGCTTCGTGGTCCTCCACATCTTCCTGATCGAACCGGCCGGTTGGCCCGTTGCCGCGGCCGTGCTGTTCAGCGGGGCGGCGTGGTCGCTTGAGGCCAAACCGCTCTGGAAGGCGGTCATAATTTCCGTGGTGCTGGCGCTCGTGCTGCAGTACGTCTTCGGCGGACTGCTGGGCGTCTCCCTGCCGCCGGGGCCGCTGCTTGAGGGGGTGCCGTTCTTCCATGGATAG
- a CDS encoding tripartite tricarboxylate transporter permease: MDSFMLLLEGFSTALQPVYLLYALGGVFVGTAVGVLPGIGPAMTVALLMPITYALDPAAALIVFAGIYYGGMYGGSTTSILLNTPGESSSIVTALEGNKMAKAGRGAAALATAAIGSFVAGTIATVLLSFLAPVVAELAVGLGPVDYVALMVVAFLTVGALLGASVLRGLASLALGLFIGMIGIDDSTAQQRFTFDNPTLVDGIDMVLVAVGLFALGEALYVASKLRHGPVEVIPVSKGKNAWLSREDWKRSWKPWLRGTFIGFPIGTVPAGGADVSTFLSYAAERKLAKGANKAQFGKGAIEGVAGPEAANNAAAAGVLVPLLTLGIPTTATAAMMLTAFQRYQIQPGPLLFENQGALVWTLIASLYVGNLMLLVLNLPLVGLWVKILQIPRPYLYAGILVFAALGAFSVNFAAADVGILLVVGILGYFMRRYGYPVAPMVVAMILGPMFEVQLRRSLQLSQNDPAALFSSPFAVVVYVSMALIFVGSWWLRRRQASLEAAPVKDELSV, from the coding sequence ATGGATAGCTTCATGTTGCTCCTGGAGGGCTTCTCGACGGCGCTTCAGCCGGTCTACCTGCTGTACGCCCTGGGCGGCGTCTTCGTCGGCACCGCCGTCGGCGTGCTGCCCGGCATCGGTCCGGCGATGACCGTCGCGCTCCTGATGCCCATCACCTACGCGCTGGATCCCGCGGCCGCCCTGATCGTGTTCGCCGGCATCTACTACGGCGGCATGTACGGCGGCTCCACCACGTCCATCCTGCTCAACACGCCCGGCGAATCGTCCTCGATCGTCACGGCGCTCGAGGGCAACAAGATGGCCAAGGCAGGCCGGGGCGCCGCGGCACTGGCGACGGCGGCGATCGGCTCGTTCGTCGCCGGCACCATCGCGACCGTGCTGCTGTCCTTCCTGGCGCCCGTCGTCGCGGAACTGGCCGTGGGCCTGGGGCCCGTGGACTACGTGGCACTTATGGTGGTGGCGTTCCTCACCGTCGGCGCCCTGCTGGGCGCCTCCGTGCTGCGCGGCCTCGCGTCACTGGCGCTGGGGCTGTTCATCGGGATGATCGGCATCGACGACAGCACCGCGCAGCAGCGGTTCACCTTCGACAACCCCACGCTCGTTGACGGCATCGACATGGTCCTGGTGGCTGTGGGCCTCTTCGCCCTCGGCGAGGCCCTGTACGTGGCCTCCAAGCTGCGGCACGGGCCGGTCGAGGTCATCCCGGTCAGCAAGGGCAAAAACGCCTGGCTGTCCAGGGAGGACTGGAAACGGTCCTGGAAGCCCTGGCTGCGGGGCACCTTCATCGGATTCCCGATCGGCACGGTGCCCGCAGGCGGCGCGGACGTCTCCACCTTCCTGTCTTACGCCGCGGAACGGAAACTGGCCAAGGGCGCGAACAAGGCACAGTTCGGCAAGGGGGCCATCGAAGGCGTCGCGGGTCCGGAAGCGGCGAACAACGCCGCTGCCGCCGGCGTCCTGGTCCCGCTGCTGACGCTCGGAATCCCGACGACGGCGACAGCGGCCATGATGCTCACCGCGTTCCAGCGCTACCAGATCCAGCCCGGGCCGCTCCTGTTCGAGAACCAGGGCGCTCTCGTGTGGACCCTGATCGCCTCGCTGTATGTCGGCAACCTGATGCTGCTGGTGCTCAACCTGCCGCTGGTCGGGCTCTGGGTGAAGATCCTGCAGATCCCGCGGCCCTACCTGTACGCAGGCATCCTGGTCTTCGCGGCCCTGGGCGCCTTCTCGGTGAACTTCGCCGCGGCCGACGTCGGCATCCTGCTGGTGGTGGGCATCCTGGGCTACTTCATGCGCCGCTACGGCTATCCCGTGGCGCCCATGGTGGTGGCGATGATCCTCGGGCCGATGTTCGAAGTGCAGCTGCGGCGCTCGCTGCAGCTGTCCCAGAACGATCCCGCGGCCCTGTTCTCATCGCCGTTCGCGGTGGTGGTCTATGTCTCCATGGCGCTGATCTTCGTCGGCTCCTGGTGGCTCCGCCGCCGGCAGGCTTCCCTGGAGGCAGCGCCGGTGAAGGACGAGTTGTCGGTCTAG
- a CDS encoding lipase maturation factor family protein — translation MEWTAWFDAPEYEFARQVLQRGIAAIYFVAFLSSFNQFPALLGERGLLPVPDYLARSRRLRRPTLFSWRYSDRLLGAVCGAGMAIAATIVLGLPQLGPPWVPMLAFLALWLLYMSIVNVGQTFYGFGWEMLLLEAGFIVAFLGSDQAPPPRTILILLAWLVFRLEFGAGMIKIRGGREWRDLTALYYHHETQPMPGPLSRQAHLLPKAWHRLEVLGNHFAQLVVPFFLFAPQPLASAAAGIIIFTQLWLVASGNFAWLNWMAILLAFAAVSDPVAHAVVPAIPLDWHAAAGTGAGSGTQAPVAWLVVVLVATVLLVVLSYRPVQNLVSHYQLMNAAFNRWQLGNTYGAFGTVTKQRIEIAVEGTLDAEPDDTADWREYGFRGKPGDVRRIPRQWAPYHLRLDWLMWFLPLRTVHEEWFYAFLARLLEADRRTLRLLRHDPFDGARPHWVRARSYLYRFATRKEFRATGERWVRIPLYESIPPLSLPPED, via the coding sequence GTGGAGTGGACGGCCTGGTTTGACGCGCCGGAGTACGAGTTCGCCCGGCAGGTGCTGCAGCGCGGCATCGCCGCCATTTATTTTGTGGCCTTCCTGTCCTCGTTCAACCAGTTTCCGGCCCTTCTCGGCGAGCGCGGCCTGTTGCCGGTCCCAGATTACCTGGCACGCTCCCGCCGGCTGCGCAGGCCCACCCTGTTCAGTTGGCGCTACTCGGACCGGCTGCTGGGGGCCGTCTGTGGGGCCGGCATGGCGATTGCCGCCACGATCGTCCTGGGCCTGCCTCAGCTGGGCCCGCCGTGGGTTCCGATGCTGGCGTTCCTGGCCCTGTGGCTGCTGTACATGTCGATCGTCAATGTGGGCCAGACGTTCTATGGCTTCGGCTGGGAGATGCTGTTGCTGGAGGCCGGGTTCATTGTGGCCTTCCTCGGCTCCGACCAGGCTCCCCCGCCGCGGACCATCCTGATCCTGCTGGCCTGGCTGGTGTTCCGGCTCGAGTTTGGTGCCGGCATGATCAAGATCCGCGGCGGCCGGGAGTGGCGCGACCTCACCGCCCTGTACTACCACCACGAGACCCAGCCGATGCCGGGTCCGCTCAGCCGGCAGGCGCATTTGCTGCCCAAGGCGTGGCACAGGCTGGAGGTCCTCGGCAACCATTTCGCCCAGCTGGTGGTGCCGTTCTTCCTCTTTGCCCCGCAGCCGCTGGCCAGTGCGGCGGCGGGAATCATTATTTTCACCCAGCTCTGGCTGGTGGCGAGCGGGAACTTCGCCTGGCTCAACTGGATGGCGATCCTGCTCGCCTTCGCCGCGGTCAGCGACCCCGTGGCGCATGCCGTGGTCCCGGCAATCCCGCTCGACTGGCACGCGGCGGCCGGCACGGGTGCGGGTTCCGGGACCCAGGCGCCGGTCGCGTGGCTGGTGGTGGTTCTGGTCGCCACAGTGCTCCTGGTGGTGCTCAGCTACCGCCCGGTCCAGAACCTGGTCTCCCACTACCAACTGATGAACGCGGCCTTCAACCGCTGGCAACTGGGGAACACCTATGGCGCCTTTGGCACGGTCACCAAGCAGCGGATCGAAATCGCGGTGGAGGGAACGCTCGACGCCGAGCCCGACGACACTGCGGACTGGCGGGAATACGGCTTCCGCGGCAAGCCCGGCGACGTCCGCCGCATCCCGCGCCAGTGGGCGCCGTACCACCTGCGCCTCGACTGGCTGATGTGGTTCCTGCCGCTGCGCACCGTGCACGAGGAGTGGTTCTACGCCTTCCTGGCCAGGCTGCTGGAGGCCGACCGCCGCACCCTGCGGCTGTTGCGGCATGACCCGTTCGACGGCGCCCGGCCACACTGGGTGCGGGCCCGCAGCTACCTGTACCGCTTTGCCACCCGGAAGGAGTTCCGTGCCACCGGCGAGCGCTGGGTCCGGATCCCGCTCTACGAGTCCATCCCGCCGCTGTCCCTGCCGCCGGAGGACTGA
- the dxr gene encoding 1-deoxy-D-xylulose-5-phosphate reductoisomerase: MQPRKIVLLGSTGSIGTQAIDVVDGAPHLFDVVALSAGGGNLELLARQAVHTQARAVGTASGDAKALQVLIDDAAGAAGVTGYRPEIITGPDASTRIAEIEADVVLNGITGSIGLAPTLAALKSGATLALANKESLIVGGALVKAAAREGQIVPVDSEHSAIAQCLRSGSAAEVDRLILTASGGPFRGRTRDQLHDVSPQDALAHPTWDMGLMVTTNSASLVNKGLEVIEAHLLFDIPLEKIDVVVHPQSVVHSMVQFIDGSTIAQASPPDMRLPIALGLGWPDRVPGSARPCDWTQATSWTFEPLDTKAFPAVGLAKDAARQGSTYPAVFNAANEEAVMAFHEGRIRFTDIVDTIEAVLSEHTGSSGLTVESVLDAERWARARTHERLALRSV, translated from the coding sequence ATGCAGCCGCGCAAGATCGTCCTCCTCGGGTCCACCGGTTCCATCGGCACGCAGGCGATTGACGTCGTCGACGGCGCCCCGCACCTTTTCGACGTCGTCGCGCTCAGCGCGGGCGGCGGCAACCTCGAACTCCTGGCCCGGCAGGCCGTCCACACCCAGGCCCGGGCCGTAGGCACCGCGTCCGGCGACGCGAAGGCCCTCCAGGTCCTGATCGACGACGCCGCCGGTGCGGCCGGCGTGACAGGCTACCGCCCCGAGATCATCACCGGCCCGGACGCCTCCACCCGGATCGCTGAAATCGAGGCCGACGTCGTCCTCAACGGCATCACCGGCTCGATCGGGCTCGCCCCCACCCTGGCGGCGCTCAAGTCCGGGGCAACCCTGGCACTGGCCAACAAGGAGTCCCTGATTGTCGGCGGCGCGCTGGTCAAGGCGGCGGCCCGCGAAGGCCAGATCGTCCCGGTCGATTCGGAGCATTCTGCCATCGCCCAGTGCCTGCGCTCCGGCTCGGCGGCGGAGGTGGACCGGCTGATCCTCACGGCGTCCGGCGGCCCTTTCCGCGGCAGGACCCGCGACCAACTGCACGATGTGTCCCCGCAGGACGCCCTGGCCCACCCCACCTGGGACATGGGCCTGATGGTCACCACCAACTCCGCCAGCTTGGTCAACAAGGGACTCGAAGTGATCGAGGCGCACCTGCTCTTCGACATCCCGCTGGAGAAGATCGACGTCGTGGTCCACCCCCAGTCCGTGGTCCACTCGATGGTCCAGTTCATCGACGGCTCCACCATCGCCCAGGCATCCCCGCCCGATATGCGCCTGCCCATCGCCCTGGGCCTCGGCTGGCCGGATCGCGTCCCCGGCTCGGCCCGGCCGTGCGACTGGACCCAGGCCACCAGCTGGACTTTCGAGCCGCTCGACACCAAAGCGTTCCCCGCCGTCGGGCTCGCCAAGGATGCCGCCAGGCAGGGGAGTACCTACCCGGCCGTCTTCAACGCCGCGAACGAGGAAGCCGTGATGGCTTTCCACGAAGGGCGGATCCGGTTCACCGACATCGTCGATACGATCGAAGCGGTACTCAGCGAACACACAGGTTCCTCCGGGCTGACGGTGGAGTCCGTGCTGGATGCTGAAAGATGGGCACGTGCCCGCACCCACGAACGTTTAGCCCTCAGAAGCGTCTAG
- a CDS encoding site-2 protease family protein yields the protein MSPVLLFILGVVFVAIGIAVSIALHEVGHLLPAKLFKVRVTKYMIGFGPTLWSRKKGETEYGFKAIPLGGFVSMIGMYPPNKDDGTVRPSSTGMFQSLASDARSLAHEEVGPADADRVFYKLPVWKKVVVMLGGPAMNMLIGLALTAVLLMGFGIATQTTTIADVSKCQVKAGETVDPDSADCKLTPAASAGLLPNDVITSFDGKAVTSWDQLTGWIRASADKQVSITVERDGVPVTTTVTPVLSARPVVGDDGRQAKSADGTLQYQDVGFLGIGAQTALVPQPASTVLPMAGENIKQITGVVLNLPARVAGVAQAAFSEEPRDPNGPISVVGVGRVAGEVAAMEQVPMQSRVATLVGLLAGLNFALAVFNLIPLLPLDGGHVAGALYEGARRRIAMLFGRPDPGAFDIAKLLPVTYVVAVLLMGMGALLIYADIVKPVNLFG from the coding sequence ATGAGCCCCGTCCTCCTCTTTATCCTCGGTGTCGTCTTTGTGGCGATCGGCATCGCCGTGTCCATCGCCCTCCACGAGGTGGGCCACCTGCTGCCCGCCAAGCTCTTCAAGGTCCGCGTCACGAAGTACATGATCGGGTTCGGGCCAACGCTCTGGTCCCGCAAAAAGGGCGAAACCGAATACGGCTTCAAGGCCATTCCGCTGGGCGGCTTCGTCTCCATGATCGGCATGTATCCGCCGAATAAGGACGACGGCACCGTGCGCCCCTCCAGCACCGGCATGTTCCAGTCCCTCGCCTCGGACGCCCGCTCACTGGCGCACGAGGAAGTCGGTCCCGCCGACGCGGACCGCGTCTTCTATAAACTGCCGGTCTGGAAAAAGGTCGTTGTGATGCTCGGCGGCCCGGCCATGAACATGCTGATCGGCCTCGCTCTGACGGCTGTGCTGCTGATGGGCTTCGGCATTGCCACCCAGACCACCACCATCGCCGACGTCTCCAAATGCCAGGTCAAGGCCGGCGAAACCGTTGACCCGGACTCCGCCGACTGCAAGCTCACGCCCGCCGCCTCCGCGGGGCTGTTGCCCAACGACGTCATCACCTCCTTCGACGGCAAGGCCGTCACCAGCTGGGACCAGCTCACCGGCTGGATCCGCGCCTCCGCGGACAAGCAGGTCAGCATCACGGTGGAGCGCGACGGCGTCCCGGTCACCACCACCGTCACCCCGGTCCTCTCCGCGCGTCCCGTGGTGGGCGACGACGGCCGGCAGGCCAAGAGCGCCGACGGCACCCTGCAGTACCAGGACGTCGGCTTCCTGGGCATCGGCGCGCAGACCGCCCTCGTGCCGCAGCCGGCGTCGACCGTCCTGCCGATGGCGGGCGAGAACATCAAGCAGATCACCGGCGTCGTCCTGAACCTGCCGGCCCGTGTTGCCGGTGTGGCCCAGGCAGCGTTCAGCGAGGAGCCCCGCGACCCCAACGGACCTATCAGCGTGGTCGGCGTGGGGCGCGTGGCGGGCGAGGTCGCCGCGATGGAGCAGGTCCCGATGCAGTCCCGGGTGGCCACCCTGGTGGGGCTCCTGGCCGGGCTTAACTTCGCCCTGGCCGTCTTCAACCTCATTCCGCTGCTGCCGCTCGACGGCGGCCATGTTGCCGGCGCGCTTTACGAAGGGGCGCGCCGCAGGATTGCCATGCTCTTCGGCCGCCCGGACCCCGGCGCCTTCGACATCGCCAAGCTGCTCCCGGTCACCTATGTGGTGGCGGTGCTGCTGATGGGCATGGGCGCACTGCTGATCTACGCGGACATCGTCAAACCGGTCAACCTCTTCGGCTGA